One part of the Chryseobacterium sp. 7 genome encodes these proteins:
- the msrB gene encoding peptide-methionine (R)-S-oxide reductase MsrB, translating to MKTLVSKTILVFCAALSFGTCKAQSTLFKTKNPYYSRTLENTLKVSNSEWKKILKPELYQVAREGATETAFTGKYYEFDEKGTYYCAVCGNPLFISTSKFATTCGWPSFYKPIRKNSVKYRKDTSYQMERTEVLCGRCDSHLGHVFDDGPKPTGKRFCMNSICLEFVPSKKIIH from the coding sequence ATGAAAACACTTGTTTCAAAAACCATACTTGTTTTTTGTGCTGCCTTATCTTTTGGCACCTGTAAAGCACAAAGCACGCTTTTTAAAACTAAAAATCCTTATTACTCACGCACCTTAGAAAATACACTGAAAGTAAGCAACAGTGAATGGAAAAAGATTTTAAAGCCGGAACTTTATCAGGTGGCCAGAGAAGGAGCTACAGAAACTGCTTTTACCGGCAAATATTATGAATTTGATGAAAAAGGAACCTATTACTGTGCTGTCTGTGGAAATCCTCTTTTCATTTCTACCTCCAAATTCGCAACTACCTGCGGCTGGCCCTCTTTTTATAAGCCTATCCGCAAAAACAGTGTTAAATACAGAAAAGATACCTCTTATCAAATGGAACGTACAGAAGTCCTTTGTGGAAGATGCGATTCTCACCTGGGGCATGTCTTCGATGATGGTCCGAAACCAACCGGGAAAAGATTTTGCATGAATTCTATATGCCTTGAATTTGTACCAAGTAAAAAAATAATACACTGA
- a CDS encoding RNA polymerase sigma factor, producing MNRKIKAIKTTYSEEELIVLLKEKNENGFHYLYEHYSGALYGIILRIVQSKEYTEEVIQDVFVKIWNSIHQYDASKGRFYTWMINIARNTAIDYLKSKGFQNELKNQSLPDFVYNTAELSTTNNSSDYIGFTNVLKGLESDKQELIDLAYYQGYTQSEISEKLKIPLGTVKTKMRNALLKLKDLLKDYQ from the coding sequence TTGAATAGAAAAATAAAAGCTATTAAAACAACCTATTCTGAAGAGGAACTTATCGTTTTATTAAAAGAAAAAAACGAAAATGGTTTTCACTATCTGTATGAACACTATTCCGGTGCGTTGTACGGAATCATTCTTCGGATCGTTCAGTCTAAAGAATATACCGAAGAGGTTATTCAGGATGTTTTTGTTAAAATCTGGAATTCTATCCATCAGTACGATGCTTCCAAAGGAAGGTTTTATACCTGGATGATCAATATTGCAAGGAATACAGCTATTGATTATTTAAAGTCAAAAGGGTTTCAGAATGAACTTAAAAACCAATCACTTCCCGATTTCGTATATAATACTGCAGAGCTTTCAACCACCAATAATTCTTCTGATTATATTGGATTTACTAATGTGCTGAAAGGTCTGGAGAGTGACAAGCAGGAGCTTATAGATCTTGCTTATTATCAGGGATATACCCAAAGTGAAATATCCGAAAAACTGAAGATACCGCTGGGAACGGTAAAAACGAAAATGCGGAATGCATTGTTAAAATTAAAAGATTTGTTAAAAGATTACCAATAA
- a CDS encoding anti-sigma factor domain-containing protein: protein MNTKEYISSGIIESYILGHASSEEAGILECVMKNNAEVKAAFEEAQNTLEHLATAQAVTPPSDLKSKIWNKIQQEQTVEEIKPALSTTIPESKDQREITERETIKGNTSWKPYAIAASLLFLISVAGNLFMMNSQSSDKKQMALLTEETKIQNQQMKRMNQKLDMFSNPDMQMVMLKGVEKHTDAKAMVFWDKKTKEVYLNAEKLPKAPEGMQYQLWAIEDGKPVSAGMYTEDKDSNIALANISNAQAFAITLEKEGGSKVPTMENMFVMGGV from the coding sequence TTGAACACTAAGGAATACATATCATCCGGAATTATAGAATCTTATATTCTAGGTCATGCTTCTTCTGAGGAAGCAGGGATTTTGGAGTGTGTGATGAAGAATAATGCTGAAGTAAAAGCGGCTTTTGAAGAAGCACAAAATACTTTGGAACATCTGGCTACAGCTCAGGCTGTAACACCTCCAAGTGATTTGAAATCTAAGATCTGGAATAAAATTCAGCAGGAGCAGACCGTTGAAGAAATAAAGCCTGCTCTTTCTACAACTATTCCTGAATCAAAAGATCAAAGGGAAATTACAGAAAGAGAAACCATTAAGGGAAATACCTCCTGGAAACCTTACGCAATAGCAGCTTCCTTATTGTTCCTGATCAGTGTTGCCGGAAATCTATTCATGATGAATTCTCAGTCATCTGATAAAAAACAAATGGCTTTACTGACGGAAGAAACAAAGATTCAGAATCAGCAAATGAAAAGAATGAATCAGAAGCTTGATATGTTCTCCAATCCTGATATGCAGATGGTAATGCTAAAAGGAGTAGAAAAGCATACGGATGCGAAAGCAATGGTTTTCTGGGATAAAAAAACAAAAGAAGTCTATCTGAATGCTGAAAAACTTCCAAAAGCTCCTGAAGGAATGCAATACCAGCTTTGGGCCATCGAAGACGGAAAACCTGTGAGCGCAGGAATGTATACCGAAGATAAGGACAGTAATATCGCACTTGCGAATATCTCTAATGCACAGGCCTTTGCCATTACGCTCGAAAAAGAAGGCGGAAGCAAAGTACCTACTATGGAAAATATGTTTGTAATGGGAGGAGTTTAA
- a CDS encoding 5-fold beta-flower protein: MRKIAFLITILISMTLTKAQTIESSSRSTIGYIKSDGTIENSSRSTVGYIKSDGTIENSSRSTIGYIKSDGTIENSSRSTVGYVKKDGTVENSSRSTLGYIKDDGTVENASRSTIGYARGIQKEWAAVVYFFFKL; the protein is encoded by the coding sequence ATGAGAAAAATAGCATTTCTTATCACTATTTTGATAAGCATGACGCTCACAAAAGCCCAAACGATAGAATCCAGCAGCCGAAGTACCATTGGCTATATAAAAAGTGACGGAACAATCGAAAACAGCAGCCGTTCAACGGTAGGGTATATCAAGAGCGATGGTACTATTGAAAATAGTAGTCGATCAACTATTGGTTATATTAAAAGTGACGGGACTATTGAAAACAGCAGCCGTTCCACAGTAGGGTATGTGAAAAAGGACGGAACGGTAGAAAATAGCAGCCGTTCTACTTTAGGCTATATTAAAGATGACGGAACCGTTGAAAATGCAAGCCGAAGTACGATAGGCTATGCCAGGGGTATTCAGAAGGAATGGGCTGCGGTGGTATATTTCTTTTTTAAGCTATAG
- a CDS encoding helix-turn-helix transcriptional regulator, which yields MLHKIFNYIKNLHIEPDSDKFKRIDAQRLNLFAFSIGVILLLNGLRDLFFGFKAFFGGLFILGGIFLILFFFTKARQNALICLIAIELSLLLVFYFSSTSGFGNGLSLYYFVLITTSLFVFNTRETSKHIIVVFATAFILFLTSHYYDFRIFRVRGVENLEFSKNQRLFAFISVFVWFAILGYFILSKQFMILELYQKVLHGEKIIANMREKLNRKDDIDLENLVKFAINDDIAFIPKMKSSFPNLYDNLTEINPDMTGEEFKLCALIKLGFTTKDIAEYNHISVRTVQTRKSRLRKAFEISSDTDLYKWIDTF from the coding sequence ATGTTGCATAAAATATTCAATTATATAAAAAACCTGCATATTGAGCCTGATTCGGATAAATTTAAGCGAATTGATGCTCAGCGATTAAATTTGTTTGCATTTTCTATTGGAGTTATTTTGCTTTTGAACGGATTAAGAGATTTGTTTTTCGGTTTCAAAGCTTTTTTTGGAGGATTGTTTATACTCGGGGGGATTTTCCTTATTCTTTTCTTTTTTACGAAGGCACGCCAAAATGCTTTAATATGCCTGATCGCTATAGAACTTTCTTTGCTGCTGGTTTTCTATTTCTCATCCACATCAGGTTTTGGAAATGGTTTGTCATTATATTATTTTGTGCTCATTACTACTTCATTATTTGTTTTTAATACAAGGGAAACATCGAAGCATATTATCGTTGTTTTTGCTACCGCATTTATTCTTTTTCTAACAAGCCATTATTATGATTTTAGGATATTCAGGGTTAGGGGAGTGGAAAATTTAGAGTTTTCAAAAAATCAGAGGCTCTTTGCTTTTATCAGTGTATTTGTGTGGTTTGCAATTCTAGGCTATTTTATCCTGTCGAAACAATTTATGATTTTGGAATTATATCAGAAGGTTCTTCATGGTGAAAAGATAATCGCGAATATGCGTGAAAAACTCAATAGAAAAGATGATATAGATTTGGAAAATCTGGTGAAATTTGCCATAAATGACGATATTGCTTTTATACCCAAAATGAAATCTTCATTTCCCAATTTATATGATAACCTTACTGAGATCAATCCGGATATGACAGGGGAGGAGTTCAAGCTATGTGCTCTTATCAAGCTTGGTTTCACAACAAAAGATATTGCAGAATACAACCATATTTCGGTACGAACAGTTCAGACGAGAAAAAGCAGGCTTAGAAAAGCATTCGAAATATCTTCTGATACAGATCTTTATAAATGGATAGATACTTTTTAG
- a CDS encoding helix-turn-helix domain-containing protein: protein MEKAKPDYKRIYNDILVKEFPEKKANCQQLLQKERLSVVDILVLNEKIFGTPDKETFVANQRLRSFSKSDILKILDYQKKNKLNNFQLASRFKLSRNTVSKWKKSFLI from the coding sequence ATGGAAAAAGCAAAACCTGATTATAAGAGAATTTATAACGACATTTTAGTAAAGGAGTTTCCGGAAAAAAAGGCGAACTGTCAACAATTATTACAGAAAGAAAGATTATCTGTTGTGGATATTTTAGTGCTCAACGAAAAAATTTTTGGTACTCCAGACAAAGAAACTTTTGTTGCTAATCAAAGGCTCCGTTCGTTTAGTAAATCAGATATTCTTAAAATACTTGATTATCAGAAAAAAAATAAGCTCAACAATTTTCAACTAGCATCCCGTTTTAAATTAAGTCGTAATACAGTATCCAAATGGAAAAAAAGCTTTTTAATTTGA
- a CDS encoding transposase — MNFKEIPIGPLIEKEVAERGIEFSRICNFMKCTELEIKKMYNATSIETENLLKWSKLLEYDFFRLYSQHLILYAPPIPDKRTENKKGKKVTLPQFRKNIYTKEVINFILKQIQSGEMSKIEVIEHYKIPKTTLYKWICKYKDEEKQI, encoded by the coding sequence ATGAATTTTAAAGAGATTCCCATTGGACCATTGATTGAAAAAGAAGTTGCCGAACGCGGAATAGAATTTTCCCGCATCTGTAATTTTATGAAATGTACAGAATTGGAAATAAAAAAAATGTACAATGCTACAAGTATAGAAACGGAAAACTTGTTGAAATGGAGTAAATTATTAGAATATGATTTTTTCAGGCTGTATTCACAGCATCTGATTTTATATGCTCCTCCCATACCAGATAAGAGAACAGAAAATAAGAAGGGAAAAAAAGTAACCTTACCTCAATTCCGGAAAAATATTTATACAAAAGAGGTTATTAATTTTATTCTGAAACAAATACAATCTGGGGAAATGTCAAAAATTGAAGTGATAGAACATTATAAAATTCCAAAAACAACTCTTTATAAGTGGATATGCAAATATAAAGATGAGGAAAAACAGATATAA